A window from Planococcus maritimus encodes these proteins:
- a CDS encoding cation:proton antiporter — MLIIFLGVLSQWIAWRLRLPAIVLMSIAGLLIGPIFNVISPDESFGDLFRPLVSLAVAIILFEGSLNLNFKEIRGFSKPVWRIVTFGALLAWGGGTLASHYVAGLSWAVSFVIGGLFIVTGPTVIMPLLRQAKLKARPAALLKWEGIIVDPFGALLALFAFQFVLFAEGEVTAAAFGLFFLAALFAIILGAVAGFGMGAMFERGQIPEFLKSPMVFGVVLLTFVISDIVMHETGLLAVTAMGMVMANMNITSINDMRHFKETMSILLISSVFMMLTASLSMDVLFEIFNWSIILFVLAMLFIVRPLSIWLSTIGTDLNWREKALIGWIAPRGIVALTVSGYFANVLLDAGFEDAELLTALTFALVFSTVVAHGFSITWVGRKLGLASSEDPGIIIIGASRFTTVLAKALYDMEKNVLLVDDSWGRLQKARQIGIKTYVGNILSEHTEYEVDLTPYEKMIVASETDSFNALVVNNFVPEMGRINLYQTALHQGDPADFHSSLSGRILFTEDWNIHALDDKEERGYAIRSTKLTERFTYEEFNQRWSANTIPLFVETAQGNIEFFTSDKVLEPKQGDTIISFTGPERDSDRIQERLESKRNKKDSQTKE, encoded by the coding sequence ATGTTAATTATTTTCCTCGGCGTTCTGTCACAGTGGATCGCCTGGCGTCTCCGCCTTCCTGCGATTGTGTTGATGTCCATTGCCGGGTTATTGATTGGCCCGATTTTTAATGTCATCTCCCCGGATGAAAGTTTTGGGGATTTATTCAGGCCACTAGTGTCGCTTGCTGTTGCGATTATCTTATTCGAAGGCAGCTTGAACTTGAATTTCAAAGAAATCCGCGGTTTCAGTAAGCCTGTGTGGCGCATCGTTACGTTCGGTGCCTTGCTTGCCTGGGGTGGCGGTACCTTGGCTTCTCATTATGTGGCTGGGCTGTCATGGGCCGTATCATTTGTCATTGGCGGTTTGTTTATCGTCACAGGCCCGACCGTGATCATGCCGCTGCTTCGCCAGGCTAAGTTAAAAGCTCGGCCAGCCGCATTATTGAAATGGGAAGGTATTATCGTCGACCCGTTCGGCGCCTTGCTCGCGCTGTTCGCTTTCCAATTTGTATTATTTGCCGAAGGAGAAGTGACTGCGGCTGCATTCGGATTGTTTTTCCTTGCAGCGCTTTTTGCGATTATCTTGGGTGCAGTGGCAGGCTTTGGGATGGGGGCGATGTTCGAACGCGGGCAGATTCCTGAATTCCTCAAATCGCCAATGGTTTTCGGTGTGGTGTTGTTGACTTTTGTCATCTCCGATATTGTCATGCACGAAACCGGGTTACTTGCAGTTACAGCGATGGGGATGGTCATGGCCAATATGAACATCACTTCCATCAATGACATGAGGCACTTTAAAGAAACGATGTCCATCCTACTGATTTCAAGTGTCTTCATGATGCTAACTGCTTCTCTCAGCATGGATGTGTTGTTCGAAATCTTCAATTGGTCCATTATTTTGTTTGTCCTGGCTATGCTTTTCATTGTCCGGCCACTTTCCATTTGGCTATCGACCATTGGCACGGACTTGAATTGGCGGGAAAAAGCCTTAATTGGGTGGATCGCCCCTCGCGGCATTGTCGCACTGACAGTGTCCGGCTATTTTGCCAATGTCTTATTGGATGCCGGATTTGAAGATGCGGAACTTCTGACGGCGTTAACCTTTGCACTCGTGTTTTCCACGGTTGTCGCGCATGGTTTTTCCATTACGTGGGTCGGTCGAAAACTGGGCCTTGCTTCCTCAGAAGATCCGGGGATTATTATCATCGGGGCCAGCAGATTTACGACTGTACTGGCGAAAGCCCTTTACGATATGGAAAAGAATGTACTGCTCGTCGATGATTCCTGGGGGCGCCTGCAAAAAGCACGCCAAATCGGCATCAAGACCTATGTCGGGAACATCCTTTCCGAACATACCGAATACGAAGTGGATTTGACGCCATACGAAAAAATGATTGTCGCTTCTGAAACGGATTCGTTCAATGCACTGGTCGTCAATAACTTTGTGCCTGAAATGGGCCGCATCAATTTGTACCAAACAGCGCTCCATCAAGGAGACCCAGCTGATTTCCATTCATCTTTAAGCGGGCGTATCCTATTTACTGAAGACTGGAACATTCATGCACTCGACGATAAGGAAGAACGAGGCTATGCCATTCGTTCGACGAAATTGACGGAACGTTTCACATACGAAGAGTTCAATCAAAGATGGTCTGCCAATACGATTCCTTTGTTCGTTGAAACGGCGCAAGGGAATATTGAATTCTTTACGTCCGATAAAGTTTTAGAGCCGAAACAAGGCGATACCATCATCAGTTTCACAGGTCCCGAACGTGATTCCGATCGAATCCAAGAGCGTTTGGAAAGTAAGCGCAACAAAAAGGATTCTCAGACTAAAGAATGA
- a CDS encoding PLP-dependent cysteine synthase family protein → MDYATEIQQLIGRTPVLELTHSTIPNNCRIFAKLEFFNPGGSVKDRLGVALIADAEKRGELKPGGTIVEPTAGNTGIGLAIAAIGKGYQLKLVVPQKFSMEKQTLMRALGAEVINTPTADGIKGAIQKAEEIARQEGAFMPAQFSNAANPETYIQTLGPELWDQLDGAIDVFVAGAGSGGTFMGTSQFLKAQNQAIKTVIVEPEGSILNGGESGPHKTEGIGMELLPPFMDTQYFDAIHTITDREAFDAVRQLAQNEGLLVGSSSGAAFVAALREAQTAKPGSHIVTVFADSSERYLSQDIYGAFLEEEQQ, encoded by the coding sequence ATGGATTACGCAACAGAGATTCAGCAATTGATCGGCCGCACGCCGGTCCTGGAATTGACGCATAGTACGATTCCGAATAATTGCCGTATATTTGCTAAGCTAGAGTTTTTCAATCCCGGCGGCAGTGTCAAAGACCGCCTCGGGGTGGCATTGATCGCTGATGCAGAAAAACGCGGCGAGCTTAAGCCAGGCGGAACGATTGTTGAGCCCACTGCCGGCAACACGGGCATTGGGCTAGCGATTGCCGCTATTGGAAAAGGCTATCAATTGAAACTGGTCGTTCCTCAAAAATTCAGTATGGAAAAACAAACACTTATGCGTGCTTTAGGTGCCGAAGTGATTAATACGCCAACTGCTGATGGCATCAAAGGCGCAATTCAAAAAGCGGAGGAAATCGCTCGGCAAGAAGGTGCGTTCATGCCTGCGCAATTTTCCAATGCTGCAAACCCGGAAACGTATATCCAGACGCTTGGGCCAGAACTATGGGACCAACTGGACGGGGCTATCGATGTCTTTGTTGCTGGAGCAGGATCCGGGGGCACGTTCATGGGAACATCGCAGTTTCTAAAAGCGCAAAATCAGGCGATCAAGACCGTTATCGTGGAACCGGAAGGATCTATTTTAAACGGCGGAGAATCCGGACCGCACAAAACGGAAGGCATCGGCATGGAATTGCTTCCTCCATTTATGGATACGCAGTATTTTGATGCCATCCACACCATCACAGATCGAGAAGCGTTCGATGCTGTGCGTCAGCTTGCGCAGAACGAGGGTCTACTCGTCGGTAGTTCTTCTGGTGCCGCATTTGTGGCCGCATTGCGTGAAGCGCAAACAGCGAAGCCGGGCAGTCATATCGTTACCGTGTTCGCCGATTCAAGTGAACGCTATTTGAGCCAGGATATTTACGGAGCTTTTTTAGAGGAGGAACAACAATGA
- a CDS encoding class I SAM-dependent methyltransferase, producing the protein MGREFVEIFDEWVHTYDASVGGEDPEYAAVFENYKDILEAVAKKAVSPVVEFGTGTGNLTAALLSRGFHVTGIEPNAAMRQATESKFPEMTLLDGDFLEFDLPEAVGSFVSSYAFHHLTDKEKEQAIKLYASLLPSGGKVVFADTVFESEEAKQGRIVYEEGEGHKNLVEDLKREHYTTVPVLESLFQQNGFDVTFTRLNDYVFLMDATKR; encoded by the coding sequence ATGGGAAGAGAATTTGTCGAGATCTTTGATGAGTGGGTGCATACCTATGATGCCTCAGTCGGTGGAGAAGATCCGGAATATGCAGCAGTTTTTGAAAACTACAAGGATATTCTGGAGGCAGTCGCGAAGAAAGCGGTAAGCCCTGTAGTTGAATTCGGAACAGGGACAGGCAATCTTACAGCTGCTCTCTTAAGTAGAGGGTTTCACGTGACCGGCATTGAACCTAATGCTGCGATGCGCCAAGCTACCGAGAGCAAATTCCCGGAAATGACGCTGCTAGATGGGGACTTCTTGGAATTCGACCTCCCAGAAGCAGTTGGCAGTTTTGTCAGCAGCTATGCTTTCCACCACTTAACAGATAAAGAGAAAGAGCAGGCAATCAAGCTTTACGCGTCGCTCTTGCCAAGCGGCGGGAAAGTCGTTTTCGCGGATACGGTTTTCGAATCGGAAGAAGCAAAACAAGGACGCATTGTTTACGAAGAAGGCGAGGGCCACAAAAATCTTGTGGAAGACTTGAAGCGTGAACACTATACGACAGTGCCTGTGCTAGAAAGCTTGTTTCAGCAAAATGGTTTTGATGTAACCTTCACACGCCTAAACGACTATGTGTTCTTAATGGACGCAACTAAACGATGA
- the ybaK gene encoding Cys-tRNA(Pro) deacylase, whose protein sequence is MAKKAAKTNAARILDREKIDYESLQYSTDDGKIDGVSVASKIGAPVEAVYKTLVAAGSSKNHYVFLVPVAEELDLKLAAKACGEKKVDMVPVKEILPLTGYVRGGCSPFGMKKPLRTFVANQASELNEIIVSAGKIGAQLKMAPEDLLKATKGELAELTAKS, encoded by the coding sequence GTGGCGAAAAAAGCAGCAAAGACCAATGCCGCACGAATTTTAGATCGCGAAAAAATCGATTATGAGTCGCTCCAGTACAGTACCGATGACGGGAAAATCGACGGTGTATCGGTAGCGTCGAAAATCGGTGCGCCTGTTGAAGCGGTGTATAAGACACTCGTCGCTGCAGGCTCTTCTAAAAATCATTACGTCTTTCTCGTTCCGGTTGCAGAAGAGTTGGATTTAAAGCTGGCCGCGAAAGCCTGTGGAGAAAAGAAAGTCGACATGGTTCCGGTCAAAGAAATTTTGCCGCTGACGGGATACGTGCGCGGCGGCTGCTCTCCGTTCGGCATGAAAAAGCCGCTTCGGACATTCGTCGCCAATCAAGCCTCGGAATTGAATGAAATAATCGTTTCTGCTGGGAAAATCGGTGCGCAGTTGAAAATGGCACCCGAAGATTTACTGAAGGCAACAAAAGGGGAGCTCGCGGAATTGACAGCAAAGTCATAA
- a CDS encoding DNA topoisomerase III: MKSVVLAEKPSVARDIARVLGCSQKGNGFLEGKQYIVTWALGHLVTHAQPEQYNNDLKEWKMESLPILPEPFKLVPIKQTMKQYNAVKAQLNRGDVKDVIIATDAGREGELVARWILEQAKVNKPVKRLWISSVTDKAIKDGFQNLKDGKAYESLFQAAVARAEADWVVGINATRALTVKHNAQLSTGRVQTPTLAMIAQREQDIRNFQPKPYYGLQAISDKASFTWTDGQTTQSFDKDKIDQLFAKLDAAHQGKVTDVKIAPKKQPAPPLFDLTELQKEAYKRYSWSAKETLNTLQNLYERYKIVTYPRTDSKHLTSDMKGTLKEHIKAVQVGEYRSLANSALKSAGVPQKGVIDDAKVSDHHAIIPTEETPMLHELSDKEYKLYDMIVRRFLAVFLPQHEYDRTTVTLDVSGETFQAKGNTIRNEGWKRVYKDAGEEGESTLAPFEQGQSVELKGITLTEGKTKPPAFFNEGTLLGAMENPAQFMAGESKALIQTLGETGGLGTVATRADIIDKLFNSFLIEKKGKDLTITSKGRQLLELVPEDLKSPKLTADWETQLTKIAKGQLKKEQFMKEMVAFSKKSVAEIKSSDKKFKHDNITGKMCPDCGKPLLEVNGKRGKMHVCQDRECGFKKNVSMQTNARCPNCHKRMDMVGDGDNKMFVCKCGHREKLSAFEKRKKAGQSKANKKDVNKYLKKQDEPPQNTAMADALKKMLEQND; this comes from the coding sequence ATGAAATCAGTAGTTCTTGCAGAAAAGCCATCCGTTGCGCGCGACATTGCGCGAGTGCTCGGATGCTCTCAAAAAGGGAACGGCTTTTTAGAAGGCAAACAATATATCGTCACTTGGGCACTTGGCCATTTGGTGACGCATGCACAGCCGGAACAATACAATAACGATTTAAAAGAATGGAAGATGGAAAGCTTGCCAATTCTTCCGGAGCCATTCAAATTGGTGCCGATCAAACAGACCATGAAGCAATACAATGCGGTCAAAGCGCAGCTGAATCGCGGAGATGTAAAAGACGTCATCATCGCGACCGATGCAGGGCGCGAAGGGGAACTGGTGGCTCGCTGGATTTTAGAACAAGCCAAAGTCAACAAGCCAGTCAAACGTCTATGGATCTCCTCAGTTACTGATAAGGCGATCAAAGATGGCTTCCAAAACTTGAAAGACGGCAAAGCGTACGAAAGCTTATTCCAGGCGGCGGTCGCCCGCGCAGAAGCTGACTGGGTTGTCGGGATTAACGCGACGCGTGCCTTGACAGTGAAGCACAATGCCCAATTATCGACGGGACGCGTACAGACACCTACTTTAGCAATGATTGCACAGCGCGAACAAGACATCCGCAACTTCCAGCCGAAGCCTTATTACGGCCTTCAGGCAATCAGCGACAAGGCGTCATTTACCTGGACAGACGGCCAAACAACTCAGAGCTTCGATAAAGATAAAATCGACCAGTTATTCGCCAAGCTCGACGCGGCACATCAAGGCAAGGTAACGGACGTGAAGATTGCGCCGAAAAAACAACCGGCGCCGCCATTATTTGATTTGACGGAATTGCAAAAAGAAGCGTACAAGCGTTACAGCTGGTCTGCGAAAGAAACGCTCAACACGTTGCAGAACCTGTACGAGCGCTACAAAATCGTCACGTACCCACGTACAGACTCGAAGCATTTGACGAGTGATATGAAAGGAACCTTGAAAGAGCACATCAAAGCGGTGCAGGTCGGCGAGTACCGTTCGCTTGCGAACTCTGCTTTGAAAAGTGCAGGCGTTCCGCAAAAAGGCGTCATCGACGATGCGAAAGTGTCGGATCACCACGCCATCATCCCGACAGAAGAAACACCGATGCTTCACGAACTCAGCGACAAAGAATACAAACTATACGATATGATCGTTCGCCGCTTCCTCGCTGTCTTCCTGCCACAGCATGAGTACGACCGGACGACCGTCACGCTCGACGTTTCCGGCGAAACCTTCCAGGCGAAAGGCAATACGATTCGCAACGAAGGCTGGAAGCGTGTCTACAAAGACGCCGGTGAGGAAGGCGAGTCGACACTCGCACCCTTCGAGCAAGGACAGTCTGTGGAATTGAAAGGCATCACGCTGACAGAAGGCAAAACAAAGCCACCGGCGTTTTTCAATGAAGGAACCTTGCTCGGAGCAATGGAAAATCCAGCTCAGTTCATGGCGGGCGAATCGAAAGCGCTCATCCAGACACTTGGGGAAACTGGCGGTCTTGGTACCGTTGCCACGCGTGCGGACATTATCGATAAATTGTTCAATAGCTTCCTGATCGAGAAAAAAGGCAAGGACCTGACGATTACATCGAAAGGCCGCCAGCTTTTGGAACTTGTTCCAGAAGATTTGAAATCGCCAAAATTGACGGCTGATTGGGAAACTCAATTGACGAAAATCGCCAAAGGCCAATTGAAGAAAGAGCAATTCATGAAAGAAATGGTCGCGTTTTCGAAAAAATCAGTAGCGGAGATCAAATCAAGCGACAAGAAATTCAAGCACGATAACATCACCGGCAAAATGTGCCCGGACTGCGGCAAGCCTTTGCTTGAAGTAAACGGCAAACGCGGCAAGATGCACGTGTGCCAGGACCGTGAATGCGGGTTCAAGAAAAACGTCTCAATGCAGACCAATGCCCGCTGTCCAAACTGCCACAAACGCATGGACATGGTCGGTGATGGAGATAATAAAATGTTCGTTTGCAAATGCGGACACCGTGAAAAACTATCGGCATTTGAAAAACGCAAAAAAGCAGGACAATCAAAGGCGAATAAGAAAGACGTCAATAAGTACTTGAAAAAACAAGATGAGCCGCCACAAAATACAGCAATGGCGGATGCTTTGAAGAAAATGCTCGAGCAAAACGACTGA
- a CDS encoding NADPH-dependent FMN reductase, with the protein MKILLVDGTILGRKTGAVLEQVKVYLEQIDPSMELSILSMSEYEHQFVDGRPNAEYNDSMREMVRRFEEADGYIIASPIFQGSIPGVLKNAFDMLHPRTMRYKPVSIVANGGTYQHHLVIENQLKPILDYFRCLVTPNYVYTHTSHFDDTNAIINDDVHDRLRELARVFNQYAKMSTHLSKETLDIDDH; encoded by the coding sequence ATGAAAATATTATTAGTGGATGGGACAATTTTAGGGCGCAAAACAGGCGCTGTGTTGGAACAGGTCAAAGTCTATCTGGAACAAATAGACCCATCGATGGAATTGAGCATTTTGAGCATGAGCGAGTATGAACATCAATTCGTAGATGGCCGTCCAAATGCTGAATACAACGACAGCATGCGTGAAATGGTGCGGCGCTTTGAAGAAGCAGATGGTTACATCATTGCTTCCCCGATTTTTCAAGGATCGATTCCTGGCGTGTTGAAAAACGCCTTCGACATGCTTCACCCGCGGACCATGCGCTATAAGCCCGTATCAATCGTTGCAAACGGCGGTACGTACCAGCATCACCTAGTTATTGAAAATCAGCTGAAACCGATTCTTGATTATTTCCGCTGCTTGGTGACACCGAATTACGTCTATACGCATACAAGCCATTTTGATGATACAAATGCGATCATCAATGACGATGTTCATGACCGTCTGCGTGAACTCGCACGCGTGTTCAACCAATACGCTAAAATGAGCACTCATTTATCGAAAGAAACACTCGATATTGATGACCATTGA
- a CDS encoding ABC-F family ATP-binding cassette domain-containing protein produces MSLLTVENLSHTFGDRTLFNDISFRLVEGEHVGLVGANGVGKSTLMNILTGKQIHDGGKVEWQPKTHYGYLDQHTQLAPGRTIRQTLQDAFLPLYEKEKELNDIAMQMGEADPEQLESLLEQMAEVQDALDAGDFYTLDVKVDEIARGLGLDAIGLERNVESLSGGQRTKLLLAKLLLEKPKVLLLDEPTNYLDEEHIQWLVNYLKNYPHAFLLISHDTEFMSSVTGVIFHLEFSRLNRYTASYEKFIELAELAKKQHLEAYEKQEDMIKKTETFIAKNKARASTTGRAKSRQKQLDRMDRIEKPEMAAKPQFAFKETRSPSRYVVEAEALRIGYDKPLLPPLSFMIERGEKIALVGMNGVGKSTLLKTMLGKIKPLDGDVIRGEYLTPSYFEQEVKAPTHRPIDEIWDAYPSMDQGQVRGALARTGLKSEHIGRPMNQLSGGEQAKVRLCKLMLEESNWLIFDEPTNHLDIDAKAELKRAMQAYKGTIVLVSHEPDFYDGLATKVWNVEDWIEAGKQTEA; encoded by the coding sequence ATGAGTTTATTAACAGTAGAAAACCTAAGCCACACATTCGGTGACCGTACTTTATTCAATGACATTTCGTTTCGGTTAGTCGAAGGAGAACATGTCGGACTCGTCGGGGCAAACGGCGTCGGCAAATCGACATTGATGAATATTTTGACAGGCAAACAAATTCACGATGGCGGCAAAGTCGAATGGCAGCCGAAGACCCACTACGGCTATTTGGACCAGCATACGCAACTCGCACCTGGCCGTACCATCCGTCAAACTTTGCAAGATGCCTTCTTGCCACTTTACGAAAAAGAAAAAGAATTGAATGACATCGCCATGCAAATGGGCGAAGCCGATCCTGAGCAACTCGAATCATTGCTCGAACAAATGGCTGAAGTACAAGATGCACTCGATGCCGGCGATTTTTATACCTTGGATGTCAAAGTGGACGAAATCGCACGTGGGCTTGGGCTCGATGCTATCGGTCTTGAGCGCAACGTGGAATCTCTCTCCGGCGGCCAGCGGACCAAACTTCTTTTGGCCAAACTATTGCTGGAAAAACCGAAAGTATTACTTCTGGATGAGCCGACCAACTATTTGGATGAAGAACATATCCAATGGCTCGTCAATTACTTGAAAAACTATCCGCATGCTTTCCTTTTGATTTCGCATGATACGGAATTCATGAGTTCAGTAACCGGCGTTATTTTCCACCTGGAATTCTCCCGACTGAACCGTTACACTGCTTCTTATGAGAAATTCATCGAGCTTGCGGAACTGGCGAAAAAGCAACACCTTGAAGCATACGAAAAACAAGAAGATATGATCAAGAAAACCGAGACCTTCATTGCGAAAAACAAAGCCCGTGCTTCGACGACTGGACGCGCAAAATCCCGTCAGAAGCAGTTGGACCGTATGGACCGCATTGAAAAACCGGAAATGGCCGCGAAGCCGCAATTCGCCTTCAAGGAAACGCGCAGCCCAAGCCGTTACGTTGTTGAAGCAGAAGCGCTCCGCATCGGTTACGACAAGCCGCTGTTGCCGCCGTTGTCGTTCATGATTGAACGCGGTGAAAAAATTGCGCTTGTCGGCATGAACGGAGTCGGGAAATCGACTTTGCTAAAGACAATGCTTGGCAAGATCAAGCCGCTTGATGGCGACGTCATCCGCGGGGAATACTTGACGCCTAGCTATTTCGAGCAGGAAGTCAAAGCACCTACCCACCGGCCGATCGATGAAATCTGGGATGCGTATCCTTCGATGGATCAGGGACAAGTGCGCGGTGCTCTTGCCCGCACCGGCTTGAAGAGCGAACACATCGGCCGCCCGATGAACCAATTGAGCGGTGGCGAGCAAGCGAAAGTGCGCTTGTGTAAGTTGATGCTGGAAGAAAGCAACTGGCTGATCTTCGATGAACCGACGAATCACTTGGATATCGATGCGAAAGCCGAACTCAAGCGTGCGATGCAAGCTTATAAAGGCACGATCGTGCTCGTCAGCCACGAACCGGATTTTTACGACGGCTTGGCGACGAAAGTATGGAATGTTGAAGACTGGATCGAAGCCGGCAAGCAAACAGAAGCATAA
- a CDS encoding YczE/YyaS/YitT family protein, whose product MKVSMYYRWLFFLFGMMLLGLGISMTIKGDRLGIGPWDVLHVGLYENFGLTIGSWSIIAGFILISTTSLVRRKWPQFGTWLNMLLIGLFIDLFNYLIPDIHSLAGQILIFTAGIIVMGYGVGVYVAPKMGAGPRDDLMLILVQQTGFSVSTIRTSIEVAVALIGWMLGGPVGIGTIVIALLVGRVVQVSLVQSESLLKRLILKHQAELPPILKV is encoded by the coding sequence ATGAAAGTTTCTATGTATTATCGTTGGCTGTTTTTCCTGTTCGGCATGATGCTGCTTGGACTGGGCATTTCAATGACCATCAAAGGCGACCGTCTAGGAATTGGGCCTTGGGATGTTCTGCATGTCGGCTTATACGAAAATTTCGGCCTGACGATCGGCTCGTGGTCAATCATTGCTGGATTTATACTGATCAGCACCACTTCACTTGTCAGGCGAAAATGGCCACAGTTCGGAACCTGGCTAAATATGCTGTTAATCGGATTGTTTATTGATTTATTCAATTACCTCATTCCGGATATTCATTCCCTGGCCGGCCAAATACTAATTTTCACAGCTGGCATTATCGTCATGGGCTATGGCGTGGGCGTATATGTGGCGCCGAAAATGGGGGCTGGCCCACGGGATGATTTGATGCTGATTTTGGTTCAGCAAACAGGGTTTAGCGTCAGCACGATTCGGACCTCTATTGAAGTGGCGGTGGCGTTAATCGGCTGGATGCTCGGGGGACCGGTCGGCATTGGAACAATCGTTATTGCCTTATTGGTCGGCCGAGTGGTCCAAGTATCGCTCGTCCAAAGCGAATCCTTATTAAAACGGCTTATTTTGAAGCATCAAGCGGAATTGCCGCCTATTTTAAAAGTATGA
- a CDS encoding SE1832 family protein, whose amino-acid sequence MNKQEIEYAIAELKSDYVRQQGDIEKLETTGHTKMVDKAEERLEKMEQRLAELNKKLAEL is encoded by the coding sequence TTGAACAAGCAGGAAATTGAATACGCAATCGCCGAATTGAAGAGCGATTACGTACGCCAACAGGGTGATATTGAAAAACTAGAAACGACCGGCCACACAAAAATGGTCGACAAAGCCGAAGAACGGCTTGAAAAAATGGAACAGCGTCTTGCGGAATTAAACAAAAAACTCGCGGAACTTTAA
- a CDS encoding bifunctional cystathionine gamma-lyase/homocysteine desulfhydrase: MKPKTRLIHGGIFGDEATGAVSTPIYQVSTYKQEAVGKFKGYEYSRTGNPTRHALEELIADVEYGHAGFAFGSGMAAISSVMMLFSAGDHVILTDDVYGGTYRVINKVLNRFGLEFTFVDTGDLEQVKAAVQENTKAIFIETPTNPLLKVTDIETVATFAKGNGLLTIVDNTFMTPYFQNPIALGADIVLHSATKYIGGHSDVVAGLVVVNTAQLAEELHFVQNSVGAILGPQDSWLLMRGLKTLGIRMEETNTNAQQIAEFLDGHEAVKAVIYPGLDSHTGKALMEKQARGFGGMISFDVGSKEKADELLAKLKYFTLAESLGAVESLISVPAQMTHASIPAERRAELGITDGLVRISVGIEDVEDLMEDLQQALG; encoded by the coding sequence ATGAAACCAAAGACTAGATTAATTCACGGCGGTATTTTCGGAGACGAGGCGACCGGCGCTGTCTCGACACCGATATACCAAGTGAGTACGTACAAGCAAGAAGCGGTAGGCAAGTTCAAGGGCTATGAATATTCACGGACCGGCAATCCGACGCGCCACGCGCTCGAAGAATTGATTGCCGATGTGGAATACGGACATGCCGGATTTGCCTTCGGTTCTGGAATGGCGGCTATTTCGTCTGTCATGATGCTGTTTTCAGCAGGCGACCACGTCATTTTGACAGACGATGTATACGGCGGAACTTACCGCGTCATCAATAAAGTACTGAACCGCTTCGGTCTCGAATTTACCTTTGTCGACACGGGTGATTTGGAACAAGTAAAAGCGGCGGTACAGGAAAACACAAAAGCGATCTTTATCGAAACACCGACCAACCCACTCTTGAAAGTAACAGACATTGAAACAGTGGCGACTTTTGCGAAAGGGAATGGGCTGTTGACGATTGTCGATAACACGTTCATGACGCCTTATTTCCAAAACCCGATTGCTCTTGGTGCGGATATCGTCTTGCATAGCGCAACGAAATACATCGGCGGCCATAGCGACGTTGTAGCAGGCCTTGTTGTCGTGAACACGGCGCAGTTAGCTGAGGAGTTGCATTTCGTTCAAAATTCAGTGGGCGCGATCCTTGGACCGCAAGATTCTTGGTTATTGATGCGCGGTCTGAAAACGCTTGGTATCCGTATGGAAGAAACCAATACCAATGCCCAGCAAATCGCTGAATTCCTGGACGGGCATGAGGCAGTTAAAGCAGTCATTTACCCTGGGCTCGACAGCCATACGGGCAAAGCCCTGATGGAAAAACAGGCACGCGGCTTCGGCGGAATGATTTCATTTGATGTCGGCAGTAAGGAAAAAGCGGACGAATTGCTTGCCAAGCTGAAGTATTTCACTTTAGCTGAAAGCTTAGGGGCAGTGGAAAGTTTGATCTCGGTTCCTGCACAGATGACGCATGCCTCGATTCCGGCAGAACGTCGTGCAGAGCTTGGTATTACAGATGGCTTGGTGCGCATTTCAGTTGGCATTGAAGATGTAGAAGATTTGATGGAAGATTTACAACAAGCATTAGGATAA
- a CDS encoding S-ribosylhomocysteine lyase produces MKKMNVESFNLDHTKVAAPYVRLAGEKTGANGDVIKKYDIRFKQPNKEHMDMPGLHSLEHMMAEHSRNHSDQIIDIGPMGCQTGFYISMINHDSYDDILRILEATLKDVIAADEVPACNEVQCGWAASHSLEGAHEIAKEMLSKKDEWNQIFKEETA; encoded by the coding sequence ATGAAAAAAATGAACGTAGAAAGCTTTAACCTAGACCATACAAAAGTAGCCGCACCTTACGTCCGTCTAGCCGGAGAAAAGACGGGCGCCAACGGAGACGTTATTAAGAAATACGATATTCGTTTCAAACAGCCAAACAAAGAACATATGGACATGCCAGGCCTTCACTCGCTTGAGCACATGATGGCCGAGCATAGCCGCAACCATTCAGATCAAATTATCGACATCGGGCCAATGGGTTGCCAAACTGGATTTTATATCTCAATGATCAACCACGATAGCTATGATGATATTTTAAGAATTTTAGAAGCCACTTTGAAAGACGTCATTGCAGCGGACGAAGTGCCAGCTTGCAACGAAGTTCAATGCGGGTGGGCAGCGAGCCATAGCTTAGAAGGCGCACACGAAATTGCCAAAGAAATGCTGTCCAAAAAAGATGAGTGGAACCAAATCTTCAAAGAAGAAACGGCATAA